A genomic window from Bacteroidota bacterium includes:
- a CDS encoding ABC transporter permease, producing the protein MIQNFFKIALRNMFRHKLHSLTNVFGLAIGLAATFLIASYVYFELSYDRYNTNYGEIYRLYSNITLPNGSSVEGPVTLGTVAPMIKDRIPEVGAISRIYANRNPEVEYNDQKFSDNELMWVDSSFFDIFTLHFIAGNPSTALTQPNSIVITNEYAKRLFGEADAFNQSIRFWDENYKITGIVEKVPVSSHFYFDMLGSFVTVSNEKNDIAKRNGFSFFTYLTCNEKVDKVKVEAKLNELIKEAANERFKSLGLTIKTVLQPLGDIHLKSHTSMEMEDGGDINNVYIFSALCIFIVLIAIVNFVNLVTANSETRAKEIGLRKVMGAYKSHLFRQFIGESMIVSFIAFLLALGLSELMINPFRQLMDSPIIIPYWSDPMVFVLMISGVLSLGVLSGAYPAFYLSGFLPIKALKGGKSSTHKNSLLRKVLVVFQFAIAIFLLVNLALLYTQVNFLKNKDLGFNKDQVMVVNKLTNTIHNSYKSIKADLQANPNVLSVAASQYVPGRNQNVEALFKLGEDASSSIVFNIGRIQTGFLNTYGMEIIEGRDFSDEMKTDYDKLLINETTVKKLGLEHPIDQKLVVTFDTMQVIGVFRDFNYLSLHNAIEPFGYALNNSGFNYISIKLQSKDLSKTIQEIEQLFQKLDPNYTFSYQFIDQYYSNLYEKEEKVNQLITYAAILSIIISMLGLFALTSYTIQQKIREIGIRKVMGASEGSIVKMFIYNLSKWVLIAAVLAFPLSYYAMDKWLDKFVYRTEIALWMFASGAILALFIAIITVGIITIKAARANPSESLKYE; encoded by the coding sequence ATGATTCAGAATTTTTTTAAAATTGCATTGCGAAATATGTTCAGGCATAAACTACATTCATTAACTAATGTATTTGGCTTAGCTATTGGTTTGGCGGCTACCTTTTTAATAGCTTCCTATGTTTATTTTGAATTAAGCTATGATCGATACAATACAAATTATGGAGAGATCTATCGATTGTATTCGAATATTACCCTCCCAAATGGCTCGAGTGTTGAAGGGCCGGTAACATTGGGAACCGTGGCCCCAATGATCAAAGATCGGATTCCTGAAGTTGGGGCAATAAGCCGGATTTATGCCAATCGCAATCCTGAAGTTGAGTATAATGACCAAAAATTTTCCGATAACGAATTGATGTGGGTCGATTCAAGTTTCTTTGATATATTTACGCTTCATTTTATTGCAGGTAATCCAAGTACTGCCTTAACACAGCCCAATTCAATAGTTATAACAAATGAATATGCCAAGAGACTTTTTGGGGAGGCAGATGCCTTTAACCAATCGATTCGTTTTTGGGATGAAAACTACAAGATTACCGGAATTGTAGAAAAAGTACCGGTGAGTTCTCATTTTTATTTTGATATGCTTGGATCATTCGTTACCGTGAGTAATGAAAAAAATGATATTGCCAAACGGAATGGGTTCAGTTTTTTTACTTATTTGACCTGTAATGAAAAAGTGGATAAAGTAAAGGTTGAAGCAAAGTTAAACGAATTGATTAAAGAAGCTGCAAATGAGCGCTTTAAATCGCTTGGTCTCACAATAAAAACCGTTTTGCAACCCTTGGGCGATATCCATCTTAAATCACATACCAGTATGGAAATGGAAGATGGTGGTGATATTAATAATGTTTATATTTTTTCAGCACTCTGTATTTTTATTGTCCTCATAGCCATTGTAAATTTTGTAAACCTTGTTACTGCAAATTCAGAAACCCGGGCGAAAGAAATTGGATTACGTAAAGTAATGGGCGCGTATAAGAGCCATTTATTCCGACAGTTTATTGGAGAATCCATGATCGTCTCTTTTATTGCATTTTTACTTGCCCTTGGATTGTCTGAATTAATGATCAACCCATTCAGGCAATTGATGGATAGCCCGATCATTATTCCTTATTGGAGCGATCCGATGGTTTTTGTGCTGATGATATCCGGGGTATTATCCTTGGGAGTGCTGTCGGGGGCATACCCGGCTTTCTATTTATCCGGATTTTTGCCAATAAAAGCATTAAAAGGCGGTAAATCGTCCACCCATAAAAATAGTTTATTACGAAAGGTTTTGGTGGTGTTTCAGTTTGCGATAGCAATCTTTTTGTTGGTTAATTTGGCCCTGTTGTATACTCAGGTAAACTTTTTAAAAAACAAAGATTTAGGATTTAATAAAGATCAGGTAATGGTTGTGAATAAACTTACCAATACCATTCACAATTCATATAAGTCAATAAAAGCTGATTTACAGGCAAATCCGAATGTTTTATCGGTAGCTGCATCGCAGTATGTTCCGGGCAGAAATCAAAATGTAGAGGCACTTTTTAAACTGGGTGAGGATGCATCGTCCTCCATTGTTTTTAATATTGGGAGGATTCAGACCGGCTTTTTAAACACCTATGGAATGGAAATTATTGAGGGCCGCGATTTTTCGGACGAAATGAAAACGGATTATGATAAGTTGCTCATCAATGAAACTACTGTTAAAAAACTGGGACTTGAACACCCCATCGACCAAAAATTAGTGGTTACATTCGATACGATGCAGGTAATTGGTGTTTTCAGGGATTTTAATTATCTCTCACTTCACAATGCGATTGAACCTTTTGGATATGCCTTAAACAACTCAGGGTTTAATTATATTTCGATTAAATTGCAAAGCAAGGACTTATCAAAAACCATTCAGGAAATTGAACAACTATTTCAAAAGCTGGATCCAAATTATACTTTTAGCTACCAGTTTATCGATCAATATTACAGTAATTTGTATGAGAAGGAAGAAAAAGTAAATCAGCTAATCACTTATGCCGCTATTTTATCCATTATTATTTCCATGCTTGGCTTATTCGCATTAACCTCTTACACTATTCAACAAAAAATTAGAGAAATTGGAATACGAAAGGTGATGGGGGCTTCGGAGGGAAGTATCGTTAAAATGTTTATCTATAATTTATCAAAATGGGTATTAATTGCAGCAGTTTTAGCTTTTCCGCTTTCATATTATGCCATGGATAAATGGCTCGATAAATTTGTTTATCGCACTGAAATTGCTTTGTGGATGTTTGCTTCAGGGGCAATTTTGGCCCTGTTTATTGCAATCATAACGGTAGGTATAATAACAATTAAAGCTGCAAGGGCAAACCCGTCAGAATCGCTGAAGTATGAGTAA
- a CDS encoding GPP34 family phosphoprotein has product MTQIDKFNLTEKFILLAMHPDKARYKISDQALNAGLIGAILLDLTKEDKLLIKNKMLQAKSSYSKMSATHNQILSIIQQSEKERNIKIWIQKLSMKSGTYRKKILEGLRDKGLIKIEYKKFLFIPYLNAYLIKKNERINLINQIREILIYSKKPDTEMASLLGMVEACKMYPIIARDRTERKDFQKKLKEIIKSDLIASGVDQVIKEMQAAITAAVMVSTMAATSGSR; this is encoded by the coding sequence ATGACCCAAATCGACAAATTCAATCTTACCGAAAAGTTCATTTTATTAGCAATGCACCCTGATAAAGCACGCTATAAAATTAGCGATCAGGCCCTAAACGCAGGTTTAATCGGAGCTATTCTTCTTGATTTGACAAAAGAGGATAAATTATTGATCAAAAATAAAATGCTTCAAGCAAAATCGAGTTATTCAAAGATGTCAGCAACCCATAATCAAATTCTATCCATCATTCAACAATCTGAAAAAGAAAGGAACATTAAAATATGGATCCAAAAGCTTTCAATGAAATCAGGAACCTACAGAAAGAAAATTTTAGAAGGATTAAGAGATAAAGGATTGATTAAAATTGAGTATAAAAAATTTCTTTTTATCCCATACCTCAATGCCTATCTTATTAAAAAAAACGAACGGATAAACTTAATCAATCAAATTAGGGAAATCCTCATCTATTCAAAAAAACCGGATACTGAAATGGCCTCCTTATTGGGAATGGTAGAGGCATGCAAAATGTATCCAATTATTGCCAGGGATCGGACTGAGAGAAAAGATTTTCAAAAAAAATTAAAGGAAATCATTAAATCGGACTTAATTGCTTCGGGGGTTGATCAGGTAATAAAAGAAATGCAGGCTGCTATCACCGCAGCTGTGATGGTCTCGACCATGGCTGCAACCTCCGGATCCAGATAA
- a CDS encoding diaminopropionate ammonia-lyase, with protein MIVADYKTLKPSYKLATNSTTESLRNSDSLIYHSTLKNYSPTPLHHLPVLAKWLGVQSIFVKDESLRFGLKSFKGLGTSYALHKFIMANPSIHTFCTATDGNHGRALAWSARLAEKSAVIIVPKHITSARIEAIKSEGAKVEIFDGNYDDACLYAEKLSRQDGWQLVQDVAWEGYEEIPAQIMSGYLSIFKEMENSLHPFEKAGIDLVFLQAGVGSFASAAVWYYLNRYGIKKPKIVIVEPLEADGILESFKQKKLSTSKGKQQTIMAGLNCGLPSSIAWPILQSGANACIRIEDDYTKQAMRILADPMPDDPTIIAGESGAAGLAAFLAILREKKFKSLLKHLDINESTKILFFNTEGDTDPESFHQIISSLE; from the coding sequence ATGATTGTCGCTGATTACAAAACACTTAAGCCTTCTTATAAATTAGCAACTAATAGTACAACAGAATCGCTGAGAAATTCAGATTCGCTCATTTACCACTCAACATTAAAAAATTATTCACCCACTCCCCTGCACCATTTACCTGTACTTGCAAAATGGCTTGGGGTGCAAAGCATATTTGTAAAAGATGAATCTCTCAGGTTCGGATTAAAATCATTTAAAGGATTAGGAACTTCTTATGCCCTGCATAAATTTATTATGGCTAATCCAAGCATACACACTTTTTGCACTGCTACCGATGGGAATCATGGCAGGGCCTTGGCTTGGTCGGCCAGACTTGCTGAGAAAAGCGCAGTAATCATAGTTCCCAAGCATATCACCAGTGCCAGAATTGAAGCTATTAAAAGTGAGGGAGCAAAAGTTGAAATATTTGATGGGAATTATGATGATGCTTGTTTATACGCTGAAAAGCTTAGCCGACAGGATGGCTGGCAATTGGTTCAGGATGTTGCATGGGAGGGCTATGAAGAAATACCTGCTCAAATAATGTCCGGTTATCTAAGTATTTTCAAAGAGATGGAAAATAGTCTTCACCCATTTGAAAAGGCTGGGATTGATCTCGTTTTTTTACAAGCGGGTGTTGGTAGTTTCGCATCGGCTGCAGTTTGGTATTATCTGAATCGTTATGGGATTAAAAAACCAAAAATTGTTATTGTGGAGCCATTGGAAGCAGATGGCATTCTTGAATCTTTTAAGCAAAAAAAACTAAGTACATCCAAAGGAAAACAACAAACCATCATGGCCGGATTAAATTGCGGTTTACCTTCATCAATTGCCTGGCCCATTTTACAATCGGGAGCTAATGCATGCATACGTATTGAAGATGATTACACAAAGCAAGCCATGAGAATTTTGGCAGATCCGATGCCTGATGATCCAACCATCATTGCAGGTGAGTCAGGGGCCGCCGGACTTGCTGCTTTTTTGGCAATTTTACGGGAAAAGAAATTTAAGTCCCTACTTAAACACTTGGATATAAACGAATCGACCAAAATCTTATTTTTTAATACCGAAGGGGATACCGACCCTGAATCCTTTCATCAAATCATTTCGTCGTTGGAGTAA
- a CDS encoding prolyl oligopeptidase family serine peptidase, which yields MRKITFLALFILFASTITAQNKKSLTFDDILKWNRITEQMISNDGKFVVYKNEPWKGDPVLKISSSAGVEQFSLIGGTGASLTQDSKFVVFTIKPETEVVRQLKLKKTKKEKLPKDALGIYDLTKNSLTKIENLKSYKTPEKWSGWIAYQTEAEIVEVKKDSTEAEKPKAKKAKEESAKNGYSLQVKNLNADEMISFPFVTQYLFAEEGKVLTFVSTGNDKDFKEGVYKFDAITKSNTAIYLGKADFKQLSIRKDGSKIAFLADTSNSKDEAKNYALYLWNGNDMSKEVVNNTNKAIPENWEISDNGRISFAEETNRIFFGTAPIRPVKDTTILDEEIPVLDIWLWNEARLHTEQLYTKSRDLRKTYMAVYHADQGKIAQLENPNYDRISLINDGDADQVLAYSNVPYAIQTMWEGSPEHADFYLVDIFTGKAKMIKQDLRANPSVSPAGKFLYWYNSIDTSWNSYDLKSGQEYKLTSPNTVQCANELNDVPNPPNAYGIAGWLKDDEAMIVYDRFDIWQLDPVNKNNPLNLTINGKKLQTSYRLIDLENVSSGFRGGSAEGIDIKKTAYLSGHNEITREEGYYKTSLKKAAEPTKLISGEFSFGRLIKAKDAEVVLYTKEDFQVYPNILLSDLNFKNSRQISDANPQQKDFLWGSAELVNWTSLDGRKLQGTLHKPENFDPNKKYPLIVNFYEKNSQELYSYRMPEAHRSTVDYHYYTSNGYLVFNPDIYYKTGYPGEDAFNCIMPGITSLIEKGFVEENHIAAQGHSWGGYQVAYLATRTNIFAAIESGAPVVNMFSAYGGIRWGSGLNRSFQYEHAQSRIGKSIWESPLRYIENSPIFSMDKVQTPILIMHNDDDGAVPWYQGIEYFTALRRMGKQVWLLNYNEADHWPLLVRDKYDFQIRMAQFFDHFLKGKPMPKWMKEGVPAINKGFEMGYELVK from the coding sequence ATGAGAAAAATAACATTTTTAGCTCTGTTTATTTTATTCGCTTCAACCATTACAGCTCAGAATAAAAAAAGTTTGACCTTCGATGATATCCTTAAATGGAACCGGATCACGGAACAAATGATCTCCAACGATGGAAAATTCGTTGTATATAAAAACGAACCCTGGAAAGGCGACCCTGTTTTAAAAATCTCATCTTCTGCAGGAGTCGAACAGTTCTCCCTCATTGGTGGAACCGGTGCTTCATTAACTCAAGATTCAAAATTTGTTGTTTTTACCATCAAACCCGAAACTGAAGTTGTTCGTCAACTGAAACTTAAAAAGACTAAAAAGGAAAAATTACCTAAGGATGCTCTGGGGATCTATGATCTCACAAAGAATTCACTCACCAAAATTGAAAACCTGAAGTCTTACAAAACTCCTGAAAAATGGAGTGGATGGATTGCTTATCAAACCGAAGCTGAAATAGTGGAAGTTAAGAAAGATAGTACTGAGGCAGAAAAACCAAAAGCCAAAAAGGCTAAAGAAGAAAGTGCTAAAAACGGGTACAGTCTGCAAGTTAAAAATTTGAATGCTGATGAAATGATCAGTTTCCCGTTTGTGACCCAATATTTATTTGCAGAAGAAGGTAAGGTACTCACTTTTGTATCTACCGGGAACGATAAAGACTTTAAGGAAGGAGTATATAAATTTGATGCCATCACTAAATCAAATACTGCAATCTATCTTGGAAAAGCAGATTTTAAGCAACTTTCTATTCGTAAAGATGGATCAAAAATCGCATTTTTAGCAGATACTTCAAATTCTAAAGATGAGGCCAAAAACTATGCTTTGTACTTATGGAATGGCAATGATATGTCCAAAGAAGTTGTCAATAATACTAACAAAGCAATTCCGGAAAATTGGGAGATTAGCGATAATGGGCGAATTAGCTTTGCAGAAGAAACGAATCGGATTTTCTTTGGAACAGCTCCAATTCGACCGGTAAAGGATACAACTATTCTGGACGAAGAAATACCGGTATTGGATATTTGGTTATGGAATGAGGCAAGGCTGCACACCGAACAACTTTATACCAAATCAAGAGATTTAAGAAAAACATACATGGCCGTTTATCATGCCGATCAGGGAAAAATTGCTCAACTTGAAAATCCAAATTATGATCGGATAAGCCTGATTAATGACGGCGATGCGGATCAGGTATTGGCATATTCGAATGTCCCCTATGCAATACAAACCATGTGGGAAGGAAGTCCTGAACATGCTGATTTCTACCTTGTGGATATTTTTACCGGCAAAGCAAAGATGATTAAACAGGATTTAAGGGCAAACCCATCGGTATCTCCTGCCGGAAAATTTCTTTATTGGTATAATTCAATTGATACCAGTTGGAATTCTTATGATTTGAAATCAGGACAAGAATATAAACTTACAAGTCCCAATACGGTGCAATGTGCCAATGAGTTGAACGATGTTCCAAATCCTCCAAACGCATACGGCATTGCAGGTTGGCTGAAAGATGATGAAGCAATGATAGTATACGATCGCTTTGATATATGGCAACTTGATCCCGTGAATAAAAACAACCCTCTAAACCTTACAATTAACGGTAAAAAATTGCAAACATCCTATCGATTGATTGATCTGGAAAATGTAAGCAGTGGTTTCAGAGGAGGATCAGCCGAAGGCATTGATATAAAGAAAACAGCCTATCTTTCCGGACATAATGAAATTACCCGGGAGGAAGGTTATTATAAAACTTCGCTTAAAAAAGCAGCAGAGCCAACAAAATTAATCAGTGGGGAATTTAGTTTTGGCAGACTGATCAAGGCAAAAGATGCTGAGGTTGTTCTTTATACGAAAGAAGATTTTCAAGTTTATCCAAATATTTTATTAAGCGATCTTAATTTTAAAAATTCCAGACAAATCAGTGATGCCAATCCACAGCAAAAAGATTTTTTATGGGGAAGTGCTGAATTGGTTAATTGGACATCACTTGATGGAAGAAAATTACAGGGAACCTTGCATAAACCTGAAAACTTCGACCCGAATAAAAAATATCCGCTTATTGTAAATTTCTACGAAAAGAATTCTCAGGAATTATACAGCTACCGAATGCCCGAAGCACATCGTTCGACCGTAGATTATCACTATTACACCAGTAACGGTTACTTGGTATTCAATCCTGATATTTATTATAAAACAGGTTACCCCGGTGAAGATGCCTTCAATTGCATTATGCCAGGCATAACTTCATTGATTGAAAAAGGGTTTGTTGAAGAAAATCACATTGCTGCCCAAGGTCACAGTTGGGGAGGCTATCAGGTCGCTTATCTGGCAACTCGAACCAATATTTTTGCCGCCATCGAATCCGGTGCCCCGGTTGTAAATATGTTCAGTGCTTATGGTGGCATCAGATGGGGTTCCGGATTAAACCGATCATTTCAATATGAACATGCTCAAAGCCGCATCGGGAAATCCATTTGGGAATCCCCATTAAGATATATTGAGAACTCACCTATTTTCAGCATGGATAAAGTTCAGACTCCAATCCTGATTATGCACAACGATGATGATGGAGCAGTTCCTTGGTATCAGGGAATAGAGTATTTTACTGCCTTACGCAGAATGGGAAAACAAGTCTGGTTGCTAAACTACAATGAGGCAGATCACTGGCCCTTATTGGTTCGCGATAAATATGATTTTCAAATTCGGATGGCGCAATTTTTCGATCATTTCCTAAAAGGCAAACCAATGCCAAAATGGATGAAAGAAGGAGTTCCGGCTATTAACAAAGGTTTTGAGATGGGATATGAGTTGGTGAAATAA